A region from the Nonlabens sp. YIK11 genome encodes:
- a CDS encoding aldo/keto reductase produces the protein MKTLKFRNGDELDAIGLGTWKSDDEKVKNAIKIALNNGYRHIDCAATYGNEAAIGEAFNEVFSEGKIKREDVWITSKLWNNAHLPKDVKPALEKTLKDLQLDYLDLYLIHWPVAFKPDVSNPSGPEDYLTPEEAPIIDTWNAMIELKKAGLTKHIGVSNFSVEKLKDLISKTDDVPEMNQVELHPLLQQDDLFEYCSKNGINMTAYSPLGSGDRSDGMKQDNEPNMMELETVQALAKKHNVKPGQILIAWSHQRGTAVIPKSTSEGHIKSNIASAAVNFDEQDLKDLASLDRHYRYVTGKFFEVPEKGYDNIYDE, from the coding sequence ATGAAAACTTTAAAATTTAGAAATGGCGACGAGCTTGACGCTATAGGATTGGGAACTTGGAAATCTGATGACGAGAAGGTAAAAAACGCCATCAAAATCGCTTTAAACAATGGATACCGTCACATCGACTGTGCCGCGACCTATGGTAATGAAGCTGCGATAGGCGAAGCGTTTAACGAGGTGTTTTCTGAAGGGAAAATCAAAAGAGAAGATGTGTGGATCACTTCAAAATTGTGGAACAATGCACACTTGCCTAAGGACGTAAAACCAGCGCTTGAGAAAACACTCAAGGATCTACAGTTAGATTACTTGGATCTTTATTTGATCCACTGGCCTGTGGCTTTTAAACCAGACGTAAGCAATCCATCTGGACCAGAAGATTATTTGACGCCAGAAGAAGCACCTATCATCGACACCTGGAATGCCATGATTGAACTCAAAAAAGCGGGTCTGACCAAGCACATAGGAGTCTCCAACTTTTCAGTAGAAAAATTAAAGGACTTGATTTCCAAAACAGATGATGTTCCTGAAATGAATCAGGTAGAACTACATCCATTATTGCAGCAAGATGACTTATTTGAATACTGCAGCAAGAATGGAATAAACATGACCGCTTATTCACCATTAGGTAGTGGCGACAGATCTGACGGGATGAAACAGGACAATGAGCCTAACATGATGGAACTGGAGACCGTTCAAGCTCTAGCGAAAAAACACAATGTCAAACCTGGACAGATTCTTATCGCATGGTCTCACCAAAGAGGTACAGCGGTGATACCTAAATCTACTAGTGAAGGCCACATCAAATCCAACATAGCTTCTGCTGCGGTGAACTTTGATGAGCAAGATCTCAAAGATCTCGCAAGCCTTGACAGACACTACCGTTATGTCACTGGTAAATTCTTTGAAGTTCCAGAAAAAGGATATGACAATATATATGATGAGTAA
- a CDS encoding M23 family metallopeptidase — translation MQTKYICFLLLGLFLVRFGESQTTKELPQDYFHHPLDIKLILSGTFGELRSNHFHSGLDIKTNQRTGANVHAAAAGYVSRIKIEHYGYGKALYITHPNGYTTVYAHLEKFSPRIEEYVKARQYAQESYEIQLYPDDLELRVDQDEIIAYSGNSGGSGGPHLHFEIRDGAARPMNPMLFGIDIPDSRNPLVKQVKAYPLDAESTVNGKNEAQLLRVVPLQDGKFKVEPFSAYGNIGMGVNTNDRLDGANNQNGVYTIKTYFNGSPHFEMTFDKFSFDETRYINQMIDFEHFKKSKSRISRLYVPDGSPLSLYGDVNNQGKLQLFDPGSTHVYKVNITDFKGNDSEIVMDITNESKLENLQVDSPKDATLIPHNETYTTTLGAFTLTIPQGSLYEDTFLNIKQNSDTLKVHEDIVPLHKNMVINYDMSSKQDEDRDKYFIARTTSWGAAYYTPSRLKGNTLTAFTKTLGTYAISKDTKDPTIAPVNFKDGQWISKNQTLKLKINDKDTGVQAYRATVNGKFILMEYDYKTDLLTHYFEDGVVTDTDNELVVIVTDNVGNSSKFEATFHRKE, via the coding sequence ATGCAAACAAAATATATCTGTTTCCTGTTACTGGGATTATTTTTAGTTCGCTTTGGCGAAAGCCAAACTACAAAAGAGCTTCCACAGGATTATTTCCATCATCCTCTGGACATCAAACTTATTCTAAGTGGTACTTTTGGTGAGCTGCGCTCCAACCATTTTCATAGTGGTCTGGATATCAAAACCAATCAGAGAACAGGCGCTAACGTTCATGCCGCTGCAGCTGGCTACGTGAGTCGTATCAAGATAGAGCATTATGGTTATGGAAAGGCGCTGTACATCACGCATCCTAATGGCTATACTACCGTGTATGCACACCTTGAAAAATTTAGCCCAAGGATTGAAGAATATGTGAAGGCAAGACAATATGCCCAAGAAAGTTATGAGATCCAACTGTATCCAGACGATCTGGAATTGCGAGTAGATCAGGATGAGATCATTGCCTACAGCGGTAATTCTGGCGGTAGCGGTGGACCACACCTTCACTTTGAAATACGTGATGGAGCGGCACGACCCATGAATCCCATGCTATTTGGAATCGATATTCCAGATTCCAGAAATCCTTTAGTGAAACAAGTCAAAGCCTACCCACTAGATGCAGAGTCAACCGTAAATGGAAAAAATGAGGCGCAACTACTTCGTGTGGTTCCCTTACAGGATGGTAAATTCAAAGTGGAACCTTTTTCAGCTTACGGAAACATTGGAATGGGCGTCAATACTAATGACCGACTGGATGGAGCCAACAATCAAAATGGTGTCTATACCATAAAAACCTACTTCAACGGTAGTCCACATTTTGAAATGACATTTGATAAATTTTCTTTTGATGAAACCCGATACATCAATCAAATGATTGATTTTGAACATTTCAAAAAAAGCAAGAGCCGTATTTCTAGACTATATGTTCCAGATGGTAGCCCGCTTAGTCTTTACGGCGATGTCAACAATCAAGGAAAGCTACAGCTTTTTGATCCTGGATCCACTCATGTTTATAAAGTCAATATCACAGATTTTAAAGGCAACGACAGCGAGATCGTGATGGACATTACCAACGAGTCCAAATTAGAAAACCTGCAAGTTGACAGCCCAAAAGACGCTACTTTGATACCACACAATGAGACTTATACTACAACTTTAGGAGCCTTCACGCTTACCATCCCGCAAGGGTCGCTTTATGAAGATACTTTTTTGAACATCAAACAGAACTCTGACACGCTCAAAGTTCATGAGGACATCGTGCCATTACATAAAAACATGGTGATCAATTATGACATGAGCAGCAAACAGGATGAGGATCGCGACAAATATTTTATCGCGAGGACCACTTCTTGGGGTGCTGCCTACTACACTCCTTCACGTTTGAAAGGAAACACATTAACTGCGTTTACTAAAACCCTAGGCACTTACGCCATTAGCAAGGATACCAAAGATCCCACCATCGCACCCGTCAATTTCAAGGATGGACAATGGATCAGTAAAAACCAAACGCTCAAATTAAAGATTAACGATAAGGATACGGGCGTCCAGGCCTATCGTGCGACAGTGAATGGTAAATTCATTTTGATGGAATACGATTACAAAACAGATCTATTGACGCATTACTTTGAGGATGGCGTCGTTACAGATACTGATAATGAGTTGGTGGTCATCGTCACGGACAATGTGGGAAATAGCAGTAAATTTGAAGCTACATTTCACCGAAAGGAATAA
- a CDS encoding cell division protein ZapA: MEGKLKIKISIADRVYPLTIDPSREEGLRKAAKNIQAMIKQLEQSYAVRDKQDVLAMCALQFAARSEQHTIDKSDDNEEVQDRLQILEQLLNQHLS; this comes from the coding sequence TTGGAAGGTAAACTCAAGATTAAGATATCGATTGCAGATAGAGTCTATCCTTTAACGATTGACCCTTCTCGAGAAGAAGGTTTGCGCAAGGCAGCAAAAAATATCCAGGCGATGATCAAGCAACTGGAGCAAAGCTATGCCGTGCGTGACAAGCAAGATGTCCTTGCCATGTGTGCGCTGCAGTTTGCAGCAAGATCTGAGCAACATACTATTGATAAGAGTGATGATAATGAAGAGGTCCAGGATCGTTTACAGATACTGGAACAATTATTGAATCAACACTTGTCATAA
- the rny gene encoding ribonuclease Y — translation MDTTTVIIAAIVALIIGLAIGFFIAKAKVEKGKASQLIIDAKKDAESIIKEAEAKGEKIKSEKTYRAKEKFIELKSQHEKEIMQREKKMSDAEKRTKDKESKVSNELAQTKRLSQSLDSKIKDLDEKREAFSKKQEEVEKLHEQQIKQLEVISGMSGDDAKKQLVESLKDKARTEAMSIIQDTIEEAKLTAQQEARKVIINTIQRIGTEEAVENCVSVFNLESDDVKGRIIGREGRNIRAIEAATGVEIIVDDTPDAIILSCFDSVRREVARLSLHKLVTDGRIHPARIEEVVSKTRKQIDQEIAEVGKRTVIDLGIHGLHPELIKMVGRMKYRSSYGQNLLQHSREVAKLCGTMAAELGLNAKLAKRAGLLHDIGKVPETEDETPHAILGMKLAEKHGEKPEVCNAIGAHHDEIEMTSLLSPIIQVCDAISGARPGARRQVLDSYIQRLKDLEDIAFGFGGVEKAYAIQAGRELRVMVESEKISDDRAAQLSFEISQKIQTDMTYPGQVKVTVIRETRAVNIAK, via the coding sequence ATGGATACAACAACAGTGATTATAGCGGCGATCGTCGCACTTATAATAGGACTCGCCATAGGCTTCTTCATAGCCAAGGCAAAAGTCGAGAAAGGTAAAGCCTCACAACTCATCATTGATGCTAAAAAGGACGCCGAGTCCATCATCAAAGAAGCCGAGGCGAAAGGTGAAAAAATCAAGTCTGAGAAAACCTATCGTGCCAAAGAAAAATTCATAGAACTCAAATCACAGCATGAAAAGGAAATCATGCAACGTGAGAAGAAAATGAGCGATGCTGAAAAGCGAACCAAAGACAAAGAGTCCAAAGTATCTAATGAACTAGCGCAAACAAAACGTTTAAGCCAGAGTCTTGATAGCAAAATCAAAGACCTTGACGAGAAGCGAGAAGCTTTTTCCAAAAAGCAGGAAGAAGTGGAGAAACTTCATGAGCAGCAAATCAAGCAACTCGAAGTCATAAGTGGTATGTCTGGCGACGATGCTAAAAAACAATTGGTAGAATCTCTCAAGGACAAAGCAAGAACAGAGGCGATGTCTATCATTCAAGATACCATTGAAGAAGCAAAGCTAACAGCGCAACAAGAAGCGCGTAAAGTGATCATCAATACGATCCAAAGAATAGGTACTGAAGAAGCCGTTGAAAACTGTGTTTCAGTTTTTAATCTTGAAAGTGACGATGTCAAGGGACGTATCATAGGCCGTGAAGGTCGTAACATACGAGCCATTGAAGCTGCCACAGGAGTAGAGATCATTGTTGATGACACTCCAGATGCCATTATCTTAAGTTGCTTTGATAGCGTGCGACGTGAAGTAGCACGACTATCATTACACAAACTGGTAACTGATGGAAGAATTCACCCAGCACGAATTGAAGAAGTGGTGAGCAAAACCAGAAAGCAGATCGATCAAGAAATTGCTGAGGTAGGAAAAAGAACCGTTATCGATTTAGGTATCCACGGTCTGCATCCAGAGCTTATAAAAATGGTAGGTAGAATGAAGTACAGATCTTCCTACGGTCAGAATCTTTTACAGCACAGTAGAGAAGTAGCAAAATTATGTGGTACCATGGCTGCAGAACTAGGCTTGAATGCTAAGCTTGCCAAACGTGCTGGTCTCTTACACGATATAGGTAAGGTTCCTGAAACGGAAGACGAGACACCACACGCTATCTTAGGAATGAAGCTCGCAGAAAAGCATGGTGAAAAACCAGAGGTTTGTAATGCGATAGGAGCACACCACGATGAGATTGAGATGACCTCGTTATTATCACCTATCATTCAGGTTTGTGATGCGATAAGCGGCGCGCGTCCAGGAGCTAGAAGACAGGTACTGGATTCATATATTCAGCGTCTTAAGGATCTAGAAGATATCGCATTTGGTTTTGGAGGTGTGGAAAAGGCTTATGCCATTCAAGCAGGAAGAGAATTGAGAGTGATGGTGGAAAGTGAAAAGATTTCAGATGATAGGGCGGCGCAGTTATCCTTTGAGATTTCCCAAAAAATTCAAACCGATATGACCTATCCAGGTCAAGTGAAGGTGACTGTTATTAGAGAAACGAGAGCGGTGAATATCGCTAAGTAA